Proteins encoded in a region of the Paramagnetospirillum magneticum AMB-1 genome:
- a CDS encoding penicillin-binding protein activator, whose protein sequence is MRRRGFFRHSAVVLPLLAAMLMVSGCQQASELPPWAGGTKPAPQAQPLPAPVPPPATAKTLPAVRPAPVPSPAPAPAATEPQAQVATLPPADSAPAAAPARAAHQGEVRAALLLPLSGPQAAIGQALSNAAQLALFEIADAKFNLIPLDTKGTAEGAAAAATAAMAQGADIVLGPVFSYEVKAAAPVVRDQAIPLLAYTTDRSVAGSGVYALGFLPGPQVARVLAHAREQGLRRIGVLARSDDYGRAVADAAKDAAALQGLELVAVDYYDPAATDFTQVVKRFAARKGVTSKGVAGSAYDAVLLPDDGVRLRNIASLLSYYMSEGGAEVPRLLGTLLWDDPRLASEPALAGGWYPAPPATAHVAFEQRYAKAFGALPPRLGGLAGIAYDSTALAAALVRNGTGDYGSARLQNINGFAGVDGIFRLGANGIAERGLTVKEIAPTGSREVGAAPSAFQ, encoded by the coding sequence TTGCGCCGTCGCGGCTTTTTCCGGCACTCCGCCGTTGTCCTGCCATTGCTTGCCGCCATGCTGATGGTGTCGGGCTGTCAACAAGCGTCAGAGTTACCACCTTGGGCCGGCGGAACCAAGCCCGCTCCCCAGGCGCAGCCCCTGCCCGCTCCCGTCCCGCCGCCGGCCACCGCCAAGACGCTTCCGGCGGTCCGGCCGGCCCCGGTTCCCTCTCCCGCCCCGGCACCGGCCGCCACCGAGCCCCAGGCCCAGGTCGCCACTCTGCCTCCCGCCGATTCGGCGCCCGCCGCCGCCCCGGCCCGGGCGGCGCACCAGGGTGAGGTGCGGGCCGCCCTGCTGTTGCCCCTGTCGGGACCGCAGGCCGCCATCGGCCAGGCCCTGTCCAATGCCGCCCAGCTGGCGCTGTTCGAAATCGCCGATGCCAAGTTCAACCTGATTCCGCTGGACACCAAGGGCACCGCCGAGGGCGCCGCCGCCGCCGCGACCGCCGCCATGGCCCAGGGGGCCGACATCGTTCTCGGCCCGGTGTTCAGCTACGAGGTCAAGGCTGCGGCGCCGGTGGTCCGCGATCAGGCCATTCCGCTGCTGGCCTACACCACCGACCGCTCGGTGGCGGGCAGCGGTGTCTATGCCCTGGGCTTCCTGCCCGGTCCCCAGGTGGCCCGCGTGCTGGCCCATGCCCGCGAACAGGGCTTGCGGCGCATCGGCGTGCTGGCCCGCTCGGACGATTACGGCCGCGCCGTGGCCGATGCCGCCAAGGACGCCGCCGCGCTTCAGGGCCTGGAGCTGGTGGCCGTGGATTATTACGATCCCGCCGCGACCGACTTCACCCAGGTGGTCAAGCGCTTTGCCGCCCGCAAGGGCGTGACCTCCAAGGGCGTGGCCGGCTCGGCCTATGACGCCGTGCTGCTGCCCGACGACGGGGTGCGGCTCAGGAACATCGCCTCGCTGCTGTCCTATTACATGAGCGAGGGCGGCGCCGAGGTGCCGCGCCTGCTGGGAACCTTGCTCTGGGACGATCCCAGGCTGGCCTCCGAGCCCGCTCTGGCCGGCGGCTGGTATCCGGCGCCACCCGCCACCGCCCATGTCGCCTTCGAGCAGCGCTACGCCAAGGCGTTCGGCGCCCTGCCCCCCCGTCTGGGCGGGCTGGCGGGCATCGCCTATGATTCCACCGCCCTGGCCGCCGCCCTGGTTCGCAACGGCACGGGCGATTATGGCTCGGCCCGGCTGCAGAACATCAACGGCTTTG
- the rsmI gene encoding 16S rRNA (cytidine(1402)-2'-O)-methyltransferase yields the protein MATPIGNLGDITLRALEVLGHADLVACEDTRVTGRLMQLLGLKAPLAPYHDHNADRARPGLLARLRQGEVVALVSDAGTPMVSDPGFKLVRDCIESDIAVTALPGASAVLTALQLSGIASERFLFAGFLPSKGAARRAALQELALVPASLVFYESPHRTGESLADMVTVLGDRQGAVTRELTKLHEEVVRGSLSELALRFAETPPRGEVAIVVSGPRAEGGAPQDIEGRLHLEIEKGLSIKDASALVAAETGHPRRDVYATALRLFRGSNEE from the coding sequence GTGGCCACCCCCATCGGCAATCTGGGAGACATTACCCTGCGCGCCCTGGAGGTGCTGGGGCATGCCGATCTGGTGGCCTGCGAGGACACCCGGGTCACCGGCCGCCTGATGCAGCTTCTCGGCCTCAAGGCGCCACTTGCCCCCTATCACGACCACAATGCCGACAGGGCCCGGCCCGGCCTGCTGGCCCGCCTGCGCCAGGGCGAGGTGGTGGCCCTGGTCTCCGACGCCGGCACCCCCATGGTCTCCGATCCCGGATTCAAGCTGGTTCGGGATTGTATCGAATCGGATATCGCCGTCACCGCCCTGCCCGGCGCCTCGGCGGTCCTGACCGCTTTGCAACTATCAGGAATTGCCAGCGAGCGGTTCCTGTTCGCCGGCTTCCTGCCTTCCAAGGGGGCGGCACGGCGGGCGGCGCTGCAGGAACTGGCCTTGGTCCCCGCCAGCCTGGTGTTTTACGAATCCCCCCACCGGACGGGTGAATCCCTGGCCGACATGGTCACCGTCCTGGGGGACCGCCAGGGCGCCGTCACCCGCGAGCTGACCAAGCTGCACGAAGAGGTGGTCCGGGGCTCCCTGTCCGAACTAGCCCTCCGCTTCGCCGAGACTCCGCCCCGGGGCGAGGTGGCCATCGTGGTCTCCGGTCCCCGGGCCGAGGGCGGCGCCCCCCAGGATATCGAGGGCCGTCTGCACTTAGAGATAGAAAAAGGCCTTTCCATCAAGGATGCCAGCGCCCTGGTGGCGGCCGAAACTGGCCATCCCAGGCGCGATGTCTACGCCACGGCACTGCGACTGTTCCGAGGGAGCAACGAGGAATGA